The following are from one region of the Streptomyces rubrogriseus genome:
- a CDS encoding TetR/AcrR family transcriptional regulator: protein MSTAAETTGGDIEPWEEVTPDAARRLLVAAVEAFAERGYHATTTRDIAGRAGMSPAALYIHYKTKEELLHRISRIGHTRAVAILRSAAQGEGSAAERLADAVSSFVRWHAGRRTTARVVQYELDALGPEAREEILTLRRQCDAAVRGIIDDGVAAGEFDVPDVKGTTLAVLSLCIDVARWFNVNGPRTPDEVGALYADLVLRMVGAEPSGATAQR, encoded by the coding sequence ATGAGTACGGCGGCCGAGACGACGGGCGGCGACATCGAGCCGTGGGAAGAGGTCACGCCCGACGCGGCCCGGCGGCTCCTGGTGGCCGCCGTGGAGGCGTTCGCCGAACGCGGGTACCACGCGACCACGACCCGGGACATCGCCGGACGGGCCGGCATGAGCCCGGCCGCGCTCTACATCCACTACAAGACCAAGGAAGAGCTGCTCCACCGGATCAGCCGCATCGGCCACACCCGGGCGGTGGCCATCCTGCGCTCCGCGGCGCAGGGCGAGGGCAGTGCGGCCGAACGACTCGCCGACGCCGTGAGCTCCTTCGTCCGCTGGCACGCCGGGCGGCGTACGACCGCGCGGGTCGTGCAGTACGAGCTGGACGCCCTCGGCCCCGAGGCCCGGGAGGAGATCCTCACCCTCCGCCGGCAGTGCGACGCCGCGGTGCGCGGCATCATCGACGACGGCGTGGCCGCGGGCGAGTTCGACGTGCCGGACGTCAAGGGCACCACGCTGGCCGTGCTGTCCCTCTGCATCGACGTGGCCCGCTGGTTCAACGTGAACGGCCCCCGTACGCCCGACGAGGTCGGCGCGCTCTACGCCGACCTCGTGCTGCGCATGGTGGGTGCCGAACCGTCCGGGGCGACGGCTCAGAGGTAG
- a CDS encoding exo-beta-N-acetylmuramidase NamZ family protein, with translation MTLSRRNLLATTAAVAAGTTAATAAGTAHAAPAGHGGGGRRLRTGFERLVDDGYARLDGQKVGVVTNPTGITRDVRHIVDVMHADDRVNLTAVFGPEHGFRGTAQAGGSEGRYDDPATGLPVYDTYLKSGQPLADVFTASGVDTVVFDIQDVGARFYTYIWTLFDCMEAASLAGKRFVVLDRPNPVTGRAALGPVLHKEFATFVGRQPIAQAHGMTVAELALLFNGEFLPSPVPLETVTMTGWKRSEFYDASGLPWVPPSPNMPTPECALVYSGTCLFEGTNLSEGRGTTRPFELLGAEGVDGGWAAAANDVGLPGVRFREAYFAPTFSKFQGKTVGGVQLHVHDRAAFDPVRTGIALLVTAKRTWDGFAWRSDNWIDKLTGSTRVRTMIDAGADTDEVVHGWEAELAAFRRTRRQYLLYR, from the coding sequence ATGACGCTGTCCAGACGGAACCTGCTCGCCACGACGGCCGCGGTGGCGGCCGGCACCACCGCCGCCACGGCGGCGGGCACGGCCCACGCGGCACCCGCGGGCCACGGGGGCGGGGGCCGCCGGCTGCGCACCGGCTTCGAGCGCCTCGTCGACGACGGCTACGCCCGGCTCGACGGACAGAAGGTCGGCGTCGTCACCAACCCGACCGGCATCACCCGGGACGTGCGCCACATCGTCGACGTCATGCACGCCGACGACCGGGTGAACCTGACCGCTGTCTTCGGCCCCGAGCACGGCTTCCGCGGCACGGCGCAGGCGGGCGGCTCCGAGGGCCGCTACGACGACCCCGCCACCGGGCTGCCGGTCTACGACACGTACCTGAAGAGCGGGCAGCCGCTCGCCGACGTGTTCACGGCGTCCGGCGTGGACACCGTCGTCTTCGACATCCAGGACGTGGGCGCGCGCTTCTACACGTACATCTGGACGCTGTTCGACTGCATGGAGGCGGCCTCGCTCGCCGGGAAGCGGTTCGTGGTCCTGGACCGGCCGAACCCGGTGACCGGGCGGGCGGCCCTCGGGCCGGTCCTGCACAAGGAGTTCGCGACCTTCGTCGGGCGGCAGCCGATCGCGCAGGCGCACGGCATGACGGTCGCCGAGCTGGCGCTCCTCTTCAACGGCGAGTTCCTGCCGTCGCCGGTGCCGCTGGAGACGGTGACGATGACGGGCTGGAAGCGGTCGGAGTTCTACGACGCCTCCGGGCTGCCCTGGGTGCCGCCGAGCCCGAACATGCCCACGCCGGAGTGCGCGCTGGTGTACTCGGGGACCTGCCTGTTCGAGGGCACCAACCTCTCCGAAGGGCGCGGCACCACCCGCCCGTTCGAACTGCTGGGCGCCGAGGGCGTCGACGGGGGCTGGGCCGCCGCCGCGAACGACGTCGGCCTGCCGGGAGTGCGCTTCAGGGAGGCGTACTTCGCGCCCACCTTCTCCAAGTTCCAGGGCAAGACCGTCGGCGGTGTGCAGCTCCACGTGCACGACCGGGCCGCGTTCGACCCGGTGCGCACCGGAATCGCCCTCCTGGTGACCGCCAAGCGGACCTGGGACGGCTTCGCCTGGCGGTCGGACAACTGGATCGACAAGCTCACCGGGTCCACGCGGGTGCGCACGATGATCGACGCGGGCGCGGACACCGACGAGGTGGTGCACGGCTGGGAGGCGGAACTGGCGGCGTTCCGCAGGACGCGCCGCCAGTACCTCCTCTACAGGTGA
- the soxR gene encoding redox-sensitive transcriptional activator SoxR → MPQIPEKIHELTVGQLAARSGAAVSALHFYESKGLISSRRTSGNQRRFARDALRRVAFVRAAQRVGIPLATIREALAELPEGRTPTEDDWARLSESWRSELDERIKQLNRLRDHLTDCIGCGCLSLETCVLSNPDDAFGERGAGSRLLVERRGSTARGDRAPSRAREPEVPCCGD, encoded by the coding sequence GTGCCTCAGATTCCAGAGAAGATCCACGAGCTCACGGTCGGCCAGCTGGCCGCCCGCAGTGGCGCCGCGGTCTCCGCCCTGCACTTCTACGAGTCAAAGGGTCTGATCAGCAGTCGTCGCACCTCTGGCAACCAGCGGCGCTTCGCCCGTGACGCGCTGCGCAGGGTCGCCTTCGTCCGTGCGGCGCAGCGGGTCGGCATCCCGCTGGCCACGATCCGCGAGGCGCTCGCCGAACTGCCCGAGGGACGTACGCCCACCGAGGACGACTGGGCCCGGCTCTCCGAGTCCTGGCGCTCCGAGCTGGACGAGCGCATCAAACAGCTCAACCGGCTGCGCGACCACCTCACCGACTGCATCGGCTGCGGCTGCCTGTCCCTGGAAACCTGCGTCCTGTCCAACCCCGACGACGCCTTCGGCGAACGCGGTGCGGGCTCCCGCCTGCTCGTGGAGCGCCGCGGCTCCACCGCCAGGGGCGACCGGGCGCCGAGCCGCGCCCGGGAACCGGAAGTGCCGTGCTGCGGCGACTGA
- a CDS encoding RNA-guided endonuclease InsQ/TnpB family protein, producing MAQVGAGEKVGHARYTYRLRVSSRARASMAAEWGRCRWVWNECVAKSRAVHLHNRTSGEKATCGPAQLDRMLTGARARTPWLREGSSVPQQQVIRDFGRSRAKAQRDIAERLPVARRAGMPTWKTRREAPATLNYTQRGFRLNDGRLHLAGGIVLNVVWSRELPDEPSSVRVYQDSLGHWYASFVVAAQVQPLPATGRVLGVDWGVKETATTTSDAHDLPHPAHGGKVKGELTRYDRMMARRRPKKGTSGSKGYRAAKRLRAKAHKKVARQRADTGRKWAKRVVRDHDAVAIEDFRPKFLARTNMARKAADAAIGATKAALIEMGRKHGRDIRLVHPAYTTMDCAQCGARAKHALPLGERTHTCTACGTTAPRDKNSARVMLVRAGLNPAGADGGRPPGAPLQEAA from the coding sequence GTGGCGCAGGTGGGGGCGGGTGAGAAGGTCGGTCACGCGCGGTACACGTACAGGTTGCGGGTGTCGTCCAGGGCTCGCGCGTCTATGGCGGCGGAGTGGGGCCGGTGCCGCTGGGTATGGAACGAGTGCGTCGCCAAGTCCAGGGCCGTGCATCTGCACAACAGGACGAGTGGTGAGAAGGCCACGTGCGGACCGGCGCAGCTGGACCGGATGCTGACCGGAGCGCGTGCGCGGACGCCGTGGCTGCGGGAGGGCTCGTCGGTTCCTCAGCAGCAGGTCATCCGCGACTTCGGCCGCTCCCGTGCCAAAGCCCAGCGGGACATCGCTGAGCGTCTGCCCGTGGCGCGCCGGGCGGGGATGCCGACGTGGAAGACCCGGCGCGAGGCGCCAGCGACCCTGAACTACACCCAGCGCGGGTTCCGGCTGAACGACGGCCGGCTGCACCTGGCGGGCGGCATCGTCCTGAACGTGGTCTGGTCACGGGAGCTGCCCGACGAGCCGTCCTCGGTACGCGTGTACCAGGACAGCCTCGGACACTGGTACGCCTCTTTCGTTGTCGCCGCCCAGGTCCAGCCCCTGCCCGCGACCGGTCGCGTCCTCGGCGTCGACTGGGGCGTGAAGGAGACCGCGACCACCACGTCCGACGCGCACGACCTGCCGCACCCCGCACACGGCGGGAAGGTGAAGGGGGAACTCACCCGGTACGACCGGATGATGGCCCGCCGCAGACCGAAGAAAGGGACGTCCGGATCGAAGGGCTACCGTGCGGCGAAGAGGCTGCGGGCGAAGGCGCACAAGAAGGTTGCCCGGCAGCGTGCGGACACCGGCCGCAAGTGGGCGAAGAGGGTCGTCCGTGACCATGACGCCGTGGCGATCGAGGACTTCCGCCCAAAGTTCCTGGCCAGGACAAACATGGCCCGCAAGGCCGCTGACGCCGCCATCGGCGCCACCAAGGCCGCTCTGATCGAGATGGGCCGCAAACACGGGCGGGACATCCGCCTGGTCCATCCCGCGTACACCACGATGGACTGCGCGCAGTGCGGAGCGAGAGCCAAGCACGCCCTGCCGCTGGGTGAACGCACCCACACCTGCACCGCGTGCGGAACCACAGCCCCACGGGACAAGAACTCCGCACGCGTCATGCTCGTCCGGGCTGGTCTCAACCCGGCTGGTGCCGATGGTGGAAGACCTCCTGGAGCGCCGCTCCAGGAGGCAGCCTGA
- a CDS encoding MaoC family dehydratase: MAEPRIFTSADEVKAAVGEQLGYTDWLEVDQKRIDLFAEATGDHQWIHVDPEKAAAGPFGGTIAHGYLTLSLLPLFGPQLIRVEGVKMGVNYGTNKVRFPSPVPVGSRLRATAAVTGVEDVKGGIQVSVAFTVEREGGDKPVCVAESVSRYYL; encoded by the coding sequence ATGGCAGAGCCGAGGATCTTCACGTCCGCCGACGAGGTGAAGGCGGCGGTGGGCGAGCAGTTGGGGTACACCGACTGGCTGGAGGTCGACCAGAAGCGGATCGACCTGTTCGCCGAGGCGACCGGCGACCACCAGTGGATCCACGTGGACCCGGAGAAGGCGGCCGCGGGCCCGTTCGGCGGCACCATCGCGCACGGCTATCTGACCCTGTCGCTGCTCCCGCTCTTCGGGCCGCAGCTGATCCGGGTCGAGGGCGTGAAGATGGGCGTCAACTACGGCACCAACAAGGTCCGCTTCCCCTCCCCCGTCCCGGTCGGCTCGCGGCTGCGCGCCACGGCGGCCGTCACCGGCGTCGAGGACGTCAAGGGAGGGATCCAGGTGAGCGTCGCCTTCACCGTGGAGCGCGAGGGCGGCGACAAGCCGGTGTGCGTCGCCGAGTCGGTCTCGCGCTACTACCTCTGA
- a CDS encoding penicillin acylase family protein, which translates to MPRRTPRNALDRLRTPRGFHGFLKTASVCALVAGLLSPLSPAMAAGNATAEVTAAEAAPNDHCGGQCSDILPPGQNGNATLAQILLNQAFGTQPAHAEDQLGPYANLATGYTGLTNDKINTFFNDASFGVPDGQVASTVRPAGRDDVTIVRDKKTGVPHITGTTRYGTEFGAGYAAAQDRLWLMDLFRHVGRGQLTPFAGGAPANQGLEQQFWRSAPYTEADLEAQIESAAAKAGERGELALADVDAYVAGVNAYIDASDKGRYFPGEYVLTGHKNAITNAGTIEHFKRADLIALASVIGSLFGAGGGGEVNNALSLLAAQEKYGVAEGTEVWESFRQRNDPEAVLTQQDGSFPYLPTPDDPQGRALPDAGSVEPEPLVYDRTGSAGAAGATGASAKSAEAAVTSARRGMSNALVVSGEHTASGHPVAVFGPQTGYFAPQLLMLQEIQGPGISARGASFAGLSMYVELGRGQDYAWSATTSGQDIIDTYAVELCQDDYHYLYRGTCTPMEKVERHNAWKPTVADSTAAGSYTMRVWRTKYGPVESRATVDGKKVAYTTLRSSYMHEADSIIGFQMLNDPDYLNSPERFQGAVQHINYTFNWFYADSEHTAYYNSGDNPVRAGGVDAEFPVWARQAYEWQGWDPADNTARYTGASAHPQSVDQDYYISWNNKQARDYPAASWGNGSVHRGNLLDDRVKKLVADGGVTRTALVKAMGEAALADLRAEDVLPDLLKVVESAPVTDPAAKTAVDRLKAWRSAGGLRTETSAGSKKYAHADAIRTLDAWWPLLVKAEFEPGLGTDLYTAFTRNLPVDESPSAAHGPTGAHAGSAFQYGWWSYVDKDIRSVLGESVKGPLARPYCGDGDLAACRDSLVSTLKEAAGRTAAQVYPGDDSCSAGDQWCADSVIHRTLGGIKHGGISWQNRPTYQQVVEFTSHR; encoded by the coding sequence ATGCCACGGCGCACCCCACGCAACGCCCTCGACAGACTGAGAACTCCCCGCGGCTTCCACGGGTTCCTGAAGACCGCATCCGTATGCGCCCTCGTTGCCGGACTTTTGTCACCGCTTTCCCCGGCGATGGCCGCCGGGAACGCGACCGCCGAGGTCACGGCCGCCGAAGCGGCCCCCAACGACCACTGCGGCGGCCAGTGTTCCGACATCCTGCCGCCCGGCCAGAACGGCAACGCCACCCTCGCCCAGATCCTCCTCAACCAGGCCTTCGGCACCCAGCCCGCGCACGCCGAGGACCAGCTGGGCCCCTACGCGAACCTCGCCACCGGCTACACCGGCCTCACCAACGACAAGATCAACACGTTCTTCAACGACGCATCCTTCGGCGTCCCGGACGGCCAGGTCGCGTCCACCGTCCGCCCCGCCGGACGCGACGACGTGACCATCGTCCGCGACAAGAAGACCGGTGTGCCGCACATCACCGGCACCACCCGCTACGGCACCGAGTTCGGCGCGGGCTACGCGGCCGCCCAGGACCGGCTGTGGCTCATGGACCTCTTCCGGCACGTCGGACGCGGCCAGTTGACCCCCTTCGCGGGCGGCGCCCCCGCCAACCAGGGTCTGGAGCAGCAGTTCTGGCGCAGCGCCCCCTACACCGAGGCGGACCTGGAGGCGCAGATCGAGAGCGCCGCCGCCAAGGCCGGGGAGCGCGGCGAGCTGGCCCTGGCCGACGTGGACGCCTACGTCGCCGGTGTCAACGCCTACATCGACGCCTCCGACAAGGGCCGCTACTTCCCCGGCGAGTACGTCCTGACCGGCCACAAGAACGCGATCACCAACGCCGGCACCATCGAGCACTTCAAGCGCGCCGACCTGATCGCGCTGGCCTCCGTCATCGGCTCCCTCTTCGGCGCCGGAGGCGGCGGCGAGGTCAACAACGCGCTCTCCCTCCTCGCCGCCCAGGAGAAGTACGGCGTCGCCGAGGGCACCGAGGTCTGGGAGTCCTTCCGCCAGCGCAACGACCCCGAGGCCGTCCTCACCCAGCAGGACGGCAGCTTCCCGTACCTGCCCACCCCGGACGACCCGCAGGGCCGCGCCCTGCCCGACGCCGGGTCGGTCGAGCCGGAACCGCTGGTGTACGACCGTACGGGCAGCGCCGGGGCGGCGGGCGCGACCGGTGCCTCCGCCAAGTCCGCGGAAGCGGCGGTGACCTCGGCGCGGCGCGGCATGTCCAACGCCCTGGTCGTCAGCGGCGAGCACACCGCGAGCGGCCACCCGGTCGCCGTCTTCGGACCCCAGACCGGCTACTTCGCGCCGCAACTGCTCATGCTCCAGGAGATCCAGGGCCCCGGCATCAGCGCCCGCGGCGCCTCCTTCGCGGGCCTGAGCATGTACGTCGAACTCGGCCGCGGCCAGGACTACGCCTGGAGCGCGACCACCTCCGGCCAGGACATCATCGACACCTACGCGGTCGAGCTGTGCCAGGACGACTACCACTACCTCTACCGCGGCACCTGCACGCCCATGGAGAAGGTCGAACGGCACAACGCCTGGAAGCCCACCGTCGCCGACTCCACCGCGGCGGGCTCCTACACGATGCGCGTCTGGCGCACCAAGTACGGACCGGTCGAGTCCCGGGCCACGGTCGACGGCAAGAAGGTCGCCTACACCACCCTGCGCTCCTCCTACATGCACGAGGCCGACTCCATCATCGGCTTCCAGATGCTGAACGACCCTGACTACCTCAACAGCCCCGAGCGCTTCCAGGGTGCCGTCCAGCACATCAACTACACCTTCAACTGGTTCTACGCCGACTCCGAGCACACCGCGTACTACAACAGCGGCGACAACCCGGTGCGCGCGGGCGGCGTCGACGCCGAGTTCCCGGTCTGGGCGCGGCAGGCGTACGAGTGGCAGGGCTGGGACCCGGCCGACAACACCGCCCGGTACACCGGCGCGTCGGCCCACCCGCAGTCGGTCGACCAGGACTACTACATCTCCTGGAACAACAAGCAGGCCAGGGACTACCCGGCCGCCTCCTGGGGCAACGGCTCCGTCCACCGCGGCAACCTGCTCGACGACCGGGTGAAGAAGCTGGTCGCCGACGGCGGCGTCACGCGCACCGCGCTGGTGAAGGCCATGGGCGAAGCGGCCCTCGCCGACCTGCGGGCCGAGGACGTCCTGCCCGACCTGCTGAAGGTGGTCGAGTCCGCGCCGGTGACCGACCCGGCGGCGAAGACGGCCGTGGACCGGCTGAAGGCGTGGCGGTCCGCGGGCGGACTGCGCACCGAGACCTCGGCGGGCTCCAAGAAGTACGCCCACGCCGACGCGATCCGCACCCTGGACGCCTGGTGGCCGCTGCTGGTGAAGGCCGAGTTCGAACCCGGGCTCGGCACCGACCTGTACACCGCCTTCACCCGCAACCTGCCCGTCGACGAGTCCCCGTCCGCCGCCCACGGCCCGACCGGCGCCCACGCCGGCAGCGCCTTCCAGTACGGCTGGTGGAGCTATGTCGACAAGGACATCCGGTCCGTGCTCGGCGAGTCCGTCAAGGGCCCGCTGGCGCGTCCGTACTGCGGCGACGGCGACCTCGCCGCCTGCCGGGACTCCCTGGTCTCCACCCTGAAGGAGGCGGCGGGCCGCACGGCCGCCCAGGTCTATCCCGGCGACGACAGCTGCTCGGCGGGGGACCAGTGGTGCGCCGACTCGGTGATCCACCGCACCCTCGGCGGCATCAAGCACGGCGGCATCAGCTGGCAGAACCGGCCGACCTACCAGCAGGTCGTGGAGTTCACGTCCCACCGGTGA
- a CDS encoding YiaA/YiaB family inner membrane protein, protein MSDTPVKQQNTAAFYGQAVASFAVAMAATAIGIYQLQADAWVRAFLAIAVLYLVTSAFTLAKIIRDRQEVGQIVSRVDQARLDRILVEHDPFQKPGGTPAGQRP, encoded by the coding sequence ATGAGCGACACACCGGTCAAGCAGCAGAACACGGCGGCCTTCTACGGGCAGGCCGTCGCCTCGTTCGCGGTGGCCATGGCCGCCACCGCCATCGGCATCTACCAGCTCCAGGCCGACGCCTGGGTGCGCGCCTTCCTCGCGATCGCCGTCCTGTACCTCGTCACCTCGGCCTTCACCCTGGCCAAGATCATCCGGGACCGCCAGGAGGTCGGCCAGATAGTCAGCCGGGTCGACCAGGCGCGCCTGGACAGGATCCTCGTCGAGCACGACCCCTTCCAGAAGCCGGGCGGCACCCCTGCGGGCCAGCGCCCCTAA